GGCATGCATGGACGCGCCAACTCCTGAGCGCCCAGGCGTCGTTCACCGACCGAGGCACCACGGACGAGCCCGACGGAACAGCGGCCGCGCGCGGCGACCGACCGGTGCTGCGCGTACGGGGCCTCGTCGCCCGCCACCGCGACGGCTCACGGAGTGCCGCAGTGACCGTGCGGGCGCCCGAACTCGACTTGCAGGCGGGGCAGTTGCTGGCCGTCGTCGGCCGTTCGGGCAGCGGCAAGACCACGCTGGCCCGCTGCCTCGCCGGACTCCACCGCGACCACGACGGCGAGGTCCTCCTCGACGGCACTCCCCTGCCCCGCAGCCTGCGCCACCGCGCACGGGGGCAGTTGGCGGCCGTGCAGTACGTCTTCCAGGACGCCCGTGCCGCGTTCGACGAGCACCGCCCGGTCCTGCGGCAGGTCGCCCGCACGGCGGTCCGGCTGCGCGGAGTCGACGCCGGGACAGCCGAGACCGAGGCGCTGGCTACCCTGGGCCGTCTGGGCCTCCTCCCGGAACTCGCCCACCGTCGCCCCGGCCGGCTTTCCGGCGGCGAACTCCAGCGCGCCGCCCTGGCCCGCGCGCTCCTCGCCCACCCCCGCGTCCTGATCTGCGACGAGATCACCTCGGGCCTCGACACGGTCAGCCGACGCGGCATCCTCGACGTCCTCACGGGCCTGCTCGACGCCGGCCCGGACACCGGAACGGCTCCCGCCGCACCGGCGCTGGTCCTGATCACCCACGACCTGGACACCGCCTCCGTCGCCCATCGCATCGCCGTCATGGACGCGGGGGAGATCGTCGAACAGGGCCCCGCCCGTCAACTCCTCACCACACCAGAGCACCCCTTCACGGCTTCGCTCGTCGCCACGGACCGCGTATAAAGGGACGCGTTCCGTAACGAGGCGCCAACAGGGCGTACGGGCGTACGAGTTGAAAGGTGGGCGTATGGGCACGGGGAGGGGCCGGTTCGGCGTCCTGGTGGCGGCGACCCTGGCATGGGCGCTCACCGGCTGCGGCGGCGACGGCGTTCGGCACGACGGCTCCGGCGGCGGGGACAGGCCGCCGGCGAAGACGCGGCAGCGGCCGACGACGACCCCGACATCCACCACGGCCGCCGAGGCCGAGCCCGAAGCCGCCGACAAGAGCGACGACGACGGTCGTCGAGGCACGGCCGCAGGCCCCGCCACAAGCACAGGCACAGGCACCGGCACCGGCACCGGCACCGGCACCAAGGCTTGCTTCGACGGCCGGTGCGAACTCACCGTGTCCGAGCCGCTGTCCATCGAGGTCGACAGCCGTTTCGGCGTCGGTGATCTCCGCGTCACGAAGATCACCGACGACACCGTCGTCCTCCGGTCCTCGGGAGCCGGTACGCACCTCAGCTCCTCGGTCGGCGAGGGCGGCACCGGCGGCCTCAACGGCCTCGGCTTCCGGGTGAAGTCCCTCGACGGCGGCGCGGCGGTGCTGGAGTTCTTCCCCCGCGCCTGAGCCGGCCTCAGGTGGCGTCAGACGATCTCGACGAGCAGATCGCCGCCCTCCACCTGCTGGATCTTGTTGATGGCGAGGCGGGAGACCCGGCCGGCCTTCGCGACGGTGATGGTGGCCTCCATCTTCATGGCCTCGATGGTGGCGACCGTGGCACCGGCGGCGACCTCGTCGCCCTCGGCGACCGCGAGGGTGACCACCCCGGCGAAGGGGGCGGCGACGTGGCCCGGGTTGGAGCGGTCGGCCTTCTCGGTGACGGGGATGTCGGTGGAGGCGGCCTTGTCACGGATCTGGATCGGCCGCAGCTGGCCGTTCAGGGTCGACATCACCGTACGCATACCGCGTTCGTCCGCCTCGCCGACGGCCTCCAGACCGATGAGGAGCCGCACACCGGGCTCCAGGTCGACGGCGTACTCCTTGCCGGGGCCGAGGCCGTAGAAGAAGTCCTTGCTGTCGAGGACGCTGGTGTCGCCGTAGGTCTGGCGGTGGTTCTCGAACTCGCGCGTCGGGCCGGGGAAGAGGAGCCGGTTGAGGGTGGCGCGGCAGTCCTTCTCCAGTCCCGCGCGGTCCTCGGCGGTGAGGTCCTGGACGGGCTTGGCGTCGGCGCGGCCCTGGAGGGCCTTGCTGCGGAACGGCTCGGGCCAGCCACCGGGCGGGGTGCCCAGTTCGCCGCGCAGGAAGCCGATGACGGAGTCGGGGATGTCGAACCGGTCGGGCGTGGCCTCGAAGTCGGCGGGTGTCACTCCGGCGCCGACGAGGTGCAGCGCGAGGTCACCGACCACCTTGGAGGAGGGGGTGACCTTCACCAGGTGACCGAGGATGCGGTCGGCGGCGGTGTACATCGCCTCGATGTCCTCGAAGCGGTCGCCGAGGCCGAGCGCGACGGCCTGGGTGCGCAGGTTGGAGAGCTGGCCGCCGGGGATCTCGTGGTCGTAGACGCGGCCGGTCGGGGAGGCGAGGCCCGCCTCGAAGGGGGCGTAGATGCGGCGGACGCTCTCCCAGTACGGCTCCAGGTCGCCGACGGCCTGGAGGTCCAGGCCGGTGGGCCGGTCGGAGTAGTCCGTCGCGGCGACGATCGCCGACAGCGACGGCTGCGAGGTGGTGCCCGCCATGGAGGCCACGGCCCCGTCGACGGCGTCGGCGCCGGCCTGGATCGCGGCGAGGTAGGTGGCGAGCTGGCCGCCCGCCGTGTCGTGGGTGTGGATGTGCACGGGCAGGTCGAACTCGCGGCGCAGGGCGGTGACGAGCTTGGTGGCGGCGGGGGCGCGCAGCAGTCCGGCCATGTCCTTGACGGCGAGGACGTGGGCGCCCGCCTCGACGATCTGCTCGGCCAGCCGGAGGTAGTAGTCGAGGGTGTAGAGCTGCTCGGCCGGGTTGGAGAGATCCGAGGTGTAGCAGAGGGCGACCTCGGCGACGGCCGTGCCGGTGGCGCGTACGGCGTCGATGGCGGGCCGCATCTGGCCCACGTCGTTGAGCGCGTCGAAGATCCGGAAGATGTCGATGCCGGTCTCGGTGGCCTCCTGGACGAAGGCGTCGGTCACCTCGGTCGGGTACGGCGTGTAGCCGACGGTGTTGCGGCCGCGCAGCAGCATCTGGAGGCAGATGTTGGGTGCGGCGGCCCGGAAGGCGGCCAGCCGCTCCCAGGGGTCCTCGGCGAGGAAGCGGAGGGCGACGTCGTAGGTGGCGCCGCCCCAGCACTCCAGCGAGAGCAGCTGCGGCAGGGTCCGGGCGACCACGGGAGCGACGGCGAGCATGTCCTTGGTGCGGACCCGGGTGGCGAGCAGCGACTGGTGGGCGTCACGGAAGGTGGTGTCGGTGACGCCGATGGTCGGGGACTCGCGCAGCCAGCGGGCGAAGCCCTCGGGGCCGAGTTCGACGAGCTTCTGCTTGGAGCCGGCCGGGGGTTCCGTGGTGGTGGGCCTCGGCAGCTTGGTGGAGGGGTCGATCAGGTCGGGGCGCGGGCCGTTGGGCTTGTTGACCGTCACGTCGGCCAGATAGGTGAGGAGCTTGGTGCCCCGGTCGGCGGAGTGCCGGGAGGTGAGCAGGTGCGGGCGCTGCTCGATGAACGACGTGGTGACGTTGCCCGCCTGGAAGTCCGGGTCGTCGAGAACGGCTTGCAGGAACGGGATGTTCGTGGCGACACCGCGGATACGGAACTCGGCGACCGCGCGGCGGGCCCGGTTGACGGCGGTGGTGAAGTCCCGGCCCCGGCAGGTCAGCTTGACCAGCATGGAGTCGAAGTGGGCGCTGATCTCCGTACCGGCGTGGGTGGTGCCGCCGTCGAGCCGGATGCCGGAGCCGCCGGGCGAACGGTAGGCGCTGATGCGGCCGGTGTCCGGGCGGAAGCCGTTGGCGGGATCCTCGGTGGTGATGCGGCACTGGAGGGCCGCGCCGCGCAGGGTGACGGTCTCCTGGGAGAGTCCGAGGTCGGCGAGGGTGGCCCCGGCGGCGATCCGGAGCTGGGACTGCACGAGGTCGACGTCGGTGACCTCCTCGGTGACCGTGTGCTCGACCTGGATACGGGGGTTCATCTCGATGAAGACGTGGTTGCCGTCGCGGTCGAGGAGGAACTCGACGGTGCCCGCGTTGCGGTAGCCGATCTCCCGGGCGAAGCGGACGGCGTCGGCGCAGATCCGCTCGCGCAGGGCCGGATCGAGGTTCGGGGCGGGCGCCAGCTCGATGACCTTCTGGTGGCGGCGCTGCACCGAACAGTCGCGCTCGAAGAGGTGGATGACGTTGCCGTGGCCGTCGGCGAGGATCTGCACCTCGATGTGGCGGGGCTCGACGACGGCCTTCTCCAGGAAGACGGTCGGGTCGCCGAAGGCGGAGGCCGCCTCACGGGACGCCGCCTCGATGGACTCGCGCAGCGCCGCCGGGTCCTCGACGCGGCGCATACCGCGACCGCCACCGCCCGCGACGGCCTTGACGAAGACGGGGAAGCCGATCTCGTCGGCGGCGCGGACCAGTTCGTCGACGTCGGTGGAGGGCTCGGAGGAACCGAGAACCGGTACGCCGGCGGCGCGGGCGGCGGCGACCGCGCGTGCCTTGTTGCCGGTCAGCTCCAGGATGTGCGCGCTGGGGCCGACGAAGGTGATGCCGGCCTCCTCGCACGCGCGGGCCAGCTCGGGGTTCTCGGAGAGGAAGCCGTAGCCCGGGTAGACGGCGTCGGCGCCCGCCAGCCGGGCGGCGCGCATGATCTCCTCGACGGAGAGGTACGCGCGGACGGGATGCCCGGGTTCGCCGATCTCGTAGGCCTCGTCGGCCTTGAGCCGGTGCAGCGAGTTGCGGTCCTCGTGGGGGAAGACGGCGACCGTCCGCGCACCCACTTCGTACCCGGCGCGGAACGCGCGGATGGCGATCTCGCCACGGTTGGCGACCAGTACCTTGCGGAGCATCCCTGATCCCTTCGAGCTGCCATGAGGACACCATGGTCCCGGCAATGATGCCGTCGCACCACAGCAATCGTGTCACTCAGTGCCATGTGAGCCCCGTCACTTCCGCGGCCAGACCATACGACTGCTGGACATTCCGCCCGGTCAGCACACTCACGGCCAGTTTCGCGCGTGTGACTCACCGGGCTCATGTGACCCTCAGTGCCACGCCGGCGACCCATATGGCCGCGACAGCCCACCGATTGAATCGTTTCATTCCCGATCGCTTCGACGACACTCGACTTTTGACCGGCTTCGACGCGCAGTTTCAACCTCCGGGTCATCCCATTGAAACCTTTCACCGCACGACTCCAGAGAACCGAAGGTGCCGGCTCGGCGGCACCGCGCGCGGCCGCCGGCGCCGCCGGGAAGCCGCCCGCGCCCACCGGACGGGTCGAGTCGTTCACCGATCTCACGGGCACGGTGCCGCGGATCGGTCCGGTCGGCTCGGGCACGACGGAGGTGCGACGCACGGCCTCCTGAGCCGTCGAGGGACCCGGAAGTGGCCGAAACCCGGACCGCGAGCGCTTGCTGAGCTAGCCTCAGCCTTCTTGGGGGCGAACTGACGTACGCCAAAAGTCATTTCGGGGGTGTTGTGTCAGACCAGCGGCCGGTGCCACCGGGTTCGGCGGACAGGGCTCCGGCGCTGCGGCAGGCGGGGGCGTTGCCCCTGCGCCCCGGCGACCCGGACCGGATCGGTCCGTATGTGTCGCTGGGGCTGCTCGGCAGCGGCGGTATGGGGCGCGTCTATCTGGCGCGTCCCGCCGACGGCGGCCCGCACCTCGTCGCGGTGAAGGTGATCCGGCCCGAGTACGCGGAGGACGAGCGGTTCCGCCGCCGGTTCGAGCGGGAGGCGTCGGTCCACGGCCGGGTGCGCACGCCGCGCATGCCGCGGCTGGCCGGGACGGGCTTCCGGGACGAACTGCTCTGGATGGCCACCGAGTTCCTGCCGGGGCTGGATCTGGCGGCGGCCGTGCACGAGGACGGTCCGCTGCCCGTCGTCGCCGTCCGGCGGCTGGTGGCGGAGCTGGGACAGGCCCTCGCCGACCTCTCCGCCGCCGGGATCGTGCACCGGGACCTGAAGCCGTCCAACGTCCTGCTGTCCACGTGGGGCGCGCACGTCATCGACTTCGGTATCGCGAAGGCCGCCGACGCGAGCGCGATCACCGGCACCGGCAACCGGGTCGGCACCCCGGCCTACATGTCGCCGGAGTACCTGCGCACGGGCGCCTGCGACACGGCGTCGGACGTCTTCTCACTGGCCTGCGCCCTGATCTTCGCGGCAACCGGCAGCGCCCCGTTCGGCGACGGCACCGGCGTAGACGTCATGCACCGAGTGGCCTTCGAGGAGCCCAACCCGAAGGTGCTGGCAGAGATAGCGGAGGCCGACGCCCCACTCGCCGCCCTACTCGCCGCATGTCTGGCCAAGGACCCGGAACAGCGCCCGACCCCGGAACAGCTGATCGAGGAATTGCCCTCTGGGGGAAGCGGGGCGCAGCCCCCGCTTCCCCCAGAGGGGCGCGGGGAACTGCGCGACCAGCCCCCACCGAACGGACGCTTGGGGGTCAAAGGGGCGCAGCCCCTTGAGGATGGGACGGGTAGGGGCGGCGGGGGCGAGAACACGTCGTGGCCCGAACCCCTGGCCACCAGACTCCGCACCCGCCACCACGCCTACGAGACCCTACGCCGCCTCCCCCTCGAACAGCCCGCCCCCGAAGGGGAAGCACAACCCCCCGCCGCAGCCCCACCCCCGGCCCCCCCGCCGCCGCGGCGGCACCACCCCGCCCCCGACTCCGCCGCAAACGCCTGCTGGTCGGCGCCGCCGGCGCCGCCGTCTGCACGGCGACCGCCGGTGTCGTCGTCCTCACCCTGCTGAGCCCCGCCACCACCACCGCCTCGCCGCAGAGAGGTACGACACGGTCCGCCGACGCGGCGCCCGACGACGACGTCACCGTGCCGGCGGCCTCGCGCCAGGACGGCGCGGACGCGGCCCCCGACGGCGGATCGAGCGACTCGGAGGTGTCCGGCAAGGACGACCGGACCTCCGTCGACGCCGATCCGACGCGCCCCGGCGCGAAGGCCTCCGACCCCGGCGCGGGCAAGGGCACGGCCGACGACCCGCACACCGACCCGTCCGCGCCCGCGGCCGGGAGCGACGCCCCCACCGAGCCGTCCCAGGAGCCGACCGACACGTCCACCGAGCCCTCGACCCCGGCCTGGCTGACCGACTGCACGTACTACTACGGCAACGGACGCACCCGCCTCGGCGACAGCGGCGACCGCGTCCTCCAGGCCCAGTGCATGCTGAGCAAGCGCGGCTACGGCGTCGACGTGGACGGCGAGTTCGACGCCGACACGGAGGCCGCGGTGCAGAGCTTCCAGCAGGACAAGGGTCTCCTGGTCGCCGACGGTGTCGTACGGCCGCGTGTCTGGAAGGCGTTGCGCTCCACCGAGTGAGCCGCACAGCTGCCACGGCCGCTGCCACTGCCGTGTCCGTCCGCCGGCGCGGCCGGGCCCGTCACTCGGCGAACAGGCCGCGCGCGGCGGCCCGGGTGTCGAAGTCCTCCAGGTGGGCCTGGGCGTCCGGCAGGGCGTCGCACATCGTCTCCAGGAGGACCTGGCCCAGCAGCTGGGGAGCGCCCGCGGTGTCGAAGACCAGGCCGGTGCCCACGGCGGCGGGCAGCAGCAGGTCGCTGTGGGCGGCCACCGGGGAGAAGGTGCCGTCGGCGACGGTCACCACCGTCAGGCCGGCGGCCCGGGCGTGGGCGAGCGCGTCGAGCAGTTCACGCGGATGGCGGGGCAGCGCGAAGCACAGCAGCGCGCTGGCGCCGGCCCGGCGGGCGGCGTCGACGCGGTCGGCGAGCAGGGAACCGCCCTCGTCGAGGAGCCGTACGTCGGGGTGGACCTTCGCCGCGAAGTAGGCGAAGCCGCGTGCCTGGGCGGCGGAGGCGCGCAGGCCGAGCACGGGGAGGGGCCGGGAGGCGGCGAGCAGACGCCCGGCGCGTTCGACGGGTTCGGGGTCCGTGAGCAGGGACGCCAGGTGCCGCAGATTGTCGATCTCGGCTTGTACGGCGCGCTGGTAGGGGTTGGACAGCGGTTCGTCGAAGCCGTGCCCGGTGGCTGCGACCGCCCGCAGGTGGTCGCGCAGGGCCGGATAGCTGTCGAAGCCGAGGGCGACCGCGAAACGGGTCACCGACGGCTGGCTGACCCCGGCCACCCGGGCGAGTTCCACGCTGGACAGGTACGGCGCCTCCGCGGCCCGCCGGACCAGGCAGGCCGCGATGCGGCGCTGGGTGGGGGTGAGCCGACGTCCTGCGAAGAGCCCCTGAAGCCGCGCGGCCGCGCCGACGGCGTCCGTCATCCGGTCCTCCAGCCGGTCGTCGTGCTCGGTCCCCTCCCCCCGCCCGGCGGAGTGCGCGGTGCCGGGCGGGGTGGGGTGGGGTGATCAGCCGATCCCGTCGGCGCGGCTCACTTCACCAGACCGGCCGAACTCAGCCACTCCTCGGCGACGGTGTCGGCGTCCTCCTTGTCGTTGACGAGCTTCTTCATCATCTCCAGCAGGTCCTCGGTGGTGAGCTTGGCGGAGACGGCGTTGAGCGCCTCCTTGGCCTTGTCGTCCACCGCGGCCTTGTAGACGAGCGGGGTGACGTTCTGCGAGGAGAAGAGGTTCTTCGGGTCCTCCAGGACCACCAGCTTGTCCGCGACGATGGCGGGGTCGGTGGTGTACAGGTTGGCGGCCTGCACCTTGTCGTCCTTGAGCAGCTTCACCAGGGTGCTCTGGGCACCCGCGTCGAGCGGCTGGAACTTGCCGAACTTGACGCCGTAGACCTTCTCCAGGCCGACACCGCCCTGCGTACGGGTCTTGAACTCCGATCCGGCGCCGAGCGTCAGGTCGCCCGCGACGGGCTTGAGGTCGGCGAGGGTCTTGAGCTTGTACTTGGCGGCGGTCTCGGCGGTGACGGTCACCGAGTCCTTGTCCTCGGCCGCTGCGGAGTCGAGGATCTCCACCGAGGACGGGAGTTTCTCCTTCAGTTCGGCGTTGATGTCCTCGGTGCTGGTCGCGGTGCTGTTCTTGTCGACCGCCACCGACAGCAGGGCGCCGTTGTACTCGGGGAGGACGCCGATGCCGCCCTTGACGACCTGGTCGTAGTAGACCTCGCGGGCCCCGATGTCGAACTTGCGGGTCACCTTCAGGCCCTTGCTCTCCAGGGCCTGCGCGTAGATCTCGGCGAGCAGCTGGTTCTCGGGGAAGTTCGCCGAGCCGACGACGATCGACTGGCCGCCGCCGTCGCCGCCCTCCGCCAGCGGGTTGTCGTCGGTGTCGCCGCCCCCTCCGCAGGCGGTCAGCGTGAGCGCGGTGATGAGGCCGAACGCGGCGCCTCGGTATATGGCTCTCATGGAATGTTCCTCTCTGGATTTCAGGACTTCGACGCCGAGACCCGAAGGCCCGGCGAGACGACGACGCGTCGCAACGCGGTGAACACGAGCTGGACGACGAGCGCGAGGACGACGACGACCGTGGAGCCGCCGATGACCAACTCGTAGTCGTTGCGGGAGAGTCCGTCGACGATGTAGCGGCCCAGACCGCCGAGGCCCGGGTACGCGGCCACGGTCGCGGTGGCCACGACCTGGATCGCGGCGACCCGCAGGCCCAGCAGGATCAGAGGCAGCGCCATCGGCACCTCGACCCGTGTGAGGACCTCCCACTCGGTCATGCCGACGCCGCGCGCGGCGTCCCGGGTGGCCGGGTCCACGCCCCGTACGCCCTCGAAGGTGTTGATGAGGATCGGGGGTACGGCGAGCGCGACGAGGGCGACCAGGACGGGCGTGGTGCTGAGCCCGGCGAGCGTGACGACGAGGACGACCAGGCCGAAGGTGGGGATCGCGCGGGCGAGGTTCGCCACACTGGCCACGGCGAAGGCGCCCCGGCCGGTGTGTCCGACGAGCAGTCCGAACGTCAGCCCGATGAGGGCGGCGAACAGCAACGACAGTCCGCTGTAGGTGAGATGCTCCAGGAGCCGCCGGGGGATGCCCTCGTCGCCGTGCCACTGCGCGGAGGAGGTCAGCCACTCCCCCACGAGCTCCATCTGGTTCAGGAAGTCGTTCATGCCGACGTCACCTTGTTCCGGGACCACGGGGTGAGCAGTCGCTGCGCCAGCACCAGCAACGCGTCGGTGGCGAGCGCGAGCAGCATGATCAGGACGATCGCGGTGACGATCGGGGTGGGGAAGTCGAGTTGGAGACCGCGGGTGATGTAGTAGCCGAGGCCGCCCTGCCCGATCAGCTGTCCCACCGCGACGAGGCTGATGGAGGAGACGGCGGCGACCCGTACGCCGGCGATGACGACGGGGACGGCGATCGGCAGCTCGACCTGGACGACCCTGCGTACGGCGCCGAAGCCCATCGCGGTCGCCGCGAGCCGGACGGGCTCGGGGACGGAGGCGAGTCCGTCGACGACGTTGGGGACCAGCACGGACAGGGTGTAGAGCGTCAGCGGGATCATCACGGTCTGTTCGGTCAGACCCGTGTACCGGACGAAGATCATGAACAGGGCGAGCGACGGGATCGAGTAGAGGATGTTGGACACGGTCAGCACCGGCGGGTAGAGCCAGCGCCAGCGGTGGCACAGGATGCCGAGCGGCACGGAGACGATCAGTCCGAACAGCACGGGCAGCAGGCCGAGTCTGAGGTGGATGCCGGTGTACTCGGCGAGTTCGCCCGTGTGATCGGCGATCCACTGCCACCGCACGAGCGGCTCGTCACCGGTCATCGGTCACCACCGCCCGGGGTGCCGTTCGCCGCGGTCGAGAGTTCGTGGGCGTCCACGACTCCCGCGACCGCGCCCTCCGCGTCGACGGCGACGGCGAGTCGGGCGGGTGAGAGGAGGGCCGAGTCGAGGGCGGCCCGCGCGGAGTCCCCGACCAGGCTGAACGTGTGGCCGAGGGGGGTCAGGGGGGCGTCGGCGAGGGTGCCGGTCGACGGGAGGTCGGCGGTGGCGGCCCAGCCGAGCGGCCGTCGCGCGTCGTCGACCACGAGCACCCAGGGAGCGGCCGCCGCCCTGGCCTCGGCGACGGGGGCCCCGGACGGCAGCACCGGGCCGTCGCGCAGCGGCAGTCGGGCCGCGTCGACGAAGGAGAGCCTGCGGATCCCCCGGTCCTGGCCCACGAAGTCGGCCACGAAGTCGTCGGCGGGGCTGCCGAGCAGCCGCTCGGGGGTGTCGAACTGCGCGAGTCTGCCGCCGGTGCGGAACACCGCGATGTTGTCGCCGAGTCGGATCGCCTCGTCGATGTCATGGGTGACGAACACGATCGTCTTGTGGAGCTCCTTCTGCAGCCGGACGAACTCGGCCTGCAACTCCGCCCGGACGATCGGGTCGACCGCGCTGAACGGCTCGTCCATCAGCAGCACCGGCGGATCGGCGCCCAGCGCCCTGGCCACGCCGACGCGCTGCTGCTGTCCGCCGGAGAGCTGGTTGGGGTAGCGCTTGGCCATCTCGGCGGGCAGGCCCACGAGTTCGAGCAGCTCCGCGGCCCGGGCGCGGGCCTTCTTGCGGCCCCAGCCCAGCAGCAGCGGGACCGTGGCTATGTTGTCCAGGATGGTGCGGTGCGGGAACAGTCCCGCGTGCTGGATCACATATCCGATGCCCCGGCGCAGCTCGGGCGCGTTGACCTCCCGGATGTCCCGTCCGCGCAGGCTCACCGTGCCGCTGGTCGGCTCCACCATGCGGTTGATCATGCGCAGGGTGGTGGTCTTGCCGCAGCCGGAAGGACCGACCAGGACCGTGATGCCGCCCTCGGCCAGCTCCAGGGACAGGTCGTCCACCGCTGTCGTGCCGTTGGGATATTTTTTGCTCACCGCGTCGAATCTGATCAAGGCTGCCCCTTACCTGACTGCATATGGCCATTCAGAGTTGTCGGTGCCTGAATGACAGTCAATGGAATTACGTGAACGGCACGTTACGTTCACACCGAGCCGCATCGAGGGGTGCCCGTTTTCGCCATCTTCTGCAGCTTTTCTCCCTTGTGTGCGAGGCCACGGCCGCGGCGCCGGGGCGGTACCGTAGCGCCGGCCTTGGTGGGAGGAGCGTCATGACCAACTGCGACGTGCACCAGCATCTGTGGACCCCCGCGCTGGTGGCGGCCCTCAGGTCACGCCGCGAGCCGCCGTTCCTGGACGGCTGGACCCTGTTCCTCGACGGCGAGCCGCCCTACGAGCTGCCGCCCGCCGACCACGACGTCGCCCGCCGTGCCGCGCTCGCCGACAGCGACGGTCTGGGCCGGGCCCTCGTCTCGCTCTCCTCCCCGATCGGCGTGGAGTGGCTGCCCGCGGCCGAGGCGCGCCCCCTGCTCGACGCCTACCACGAGGGCGCCGCGGCACTCCCCGAGCCGTTCGGTGCCTGGGCCGCGGCCTGCGTCCGGGACATCGACGCGAAGGCGACCGCCGAGGACCTCGACCGGGGCTTCGTCGGCCTCCAGCTCCCGGCGAACGC
This genomic stretch from Streptomyces deccanensis harbors:
- a CDS encoding ABC transporter ATP-binding protein; translation: MIRFDAVSKKYPNGTTAVDDLSLELAEGGITVLVGPSGCGKTTTLRMINRMVEPTSGTVSLRGRDIREVNAPELRRGIGYVIQHAGLFPHRTILDNIATVPLLLGWGRKKARARAAELLELVGLPAEMAKRYPNQLSGGQQQRVGVARALGADPPVLLMDEPFSAVDPIVRAELQAEFVRLQKELHKTIVFVTHDIDEAIRLGDNIAVFRTGGRLAQFDTPERLLGSPADDFVADFVGQDRGIRRLSFVDAARLPLRDGPVLPSGAPVAEARAAAAPWVLVVDDARRPLGWAATADLPSTGTLADAPLTPLGHTFSLVGDSARAALDSALLSPARLAVAVDAEGAVAGVVDAHELSTAANGTPGGGDR